The DNA window GAGTGAGAAATAGAGAGGGGCTCCCTCTCATCTGCCTTCCCTCCCCTCCAAATAAATTTAACAGCTTGCGATTAAATTCTAAAATAAACTAAAAAATACGAGTATTCATGTTGAGTTGAGAGATCAAATACAAGCGAATAAATTTCACGGTAAGAAATCTTAACAGCTAAGCTGTACTCAACTTGCGCCGGCAACTGTATTTTATGAACGAATACTTGATTTTTCTTTTGGCATCAACAGATTGATACTTTTTTTTTCTATATCTCAACCGTTCAAGTACAACTTATAATATCTGAACTCAGTCGCTGACTCACGTCACCACACTTAAGCACACACACGCACGCTGCACGCGAGTTAGACCTTTAACCTGTATCCAAGAATTTTACGTGATTTAGAGGTATCCCAAGTCACCGGCCTTACATCATCCATCCGTAAGGCAGCTGCAGTACGCACCTGCGAGAGAGTTCGGAAAAAGCCCCCATACAAATCGTGAGTCGAGCAGCGCTCGAACTTACGAGCGGCAGCTGGAGGGATGGCCGCCCGAGCTATGGCTCGTTCAGGCTGATACCTGATCCTTAGGACGGTGGAAAACTCACACAGGCCACACGGTCTTCAAAGCACAATTAGGGCCCAATTGCAAGCCCAGTAGCAACGAAAAAGGAAAAGCCCATCTCATCCCGAAGCCTCATTCGACCTCACACTCGCACCCCTAGCTGAATTTTTCAGCACTCGACCTGCGTGCAGGTGAAGAGAGACCATGCTGCATCAGCTGCCAAACTCGCTCGGAGTAACAGGCGAAGAACCACTAGTCTCCCGCCTAAAACACGCTAAGCGAGGACGCGTGTCACCCACTCCTGCACACCCATGCTGCCCGATGCCCGGTAGTGTTTCTTTACGACTTTTCTCCCGACCCCCACAGCGATTCGATGGCAGCAGTAAACAACTCCGAAATGTAGGACCCGCCGGAGGCTGCGAGGCCATCGCCCATGAAAAGGGAGGAGAACCGCGAGAAAAGACGCTCTCACATGCGCACTCACGCAGTCAGCCTCAGGGGCTGTTTTGAGCGCTGCCTAACCCGCCACGGCGTGCCTAACTTGTGGCGTTTAAAACAGCCGTCACATCTGCGGTGAAAAAAATATGACGTGCCGTGGCGGGTTAAGCGGAACTCCATACAGCCCCTCAACCTCAACCCGGGCCGCGAGGGTGAGGGGGCACGCCGAGATGGGCCCAGCCCTAACTGGACACGCCACGTGACCGCATGGCACCCCCCGCCAGGCCCGAGCAAAAAGCCGCGCCGCATCCGCTCCTGCCCGTCGCGTTGCGGATCCCTCGCTGGTCTGGTCAGCGTCCTCTCTACCTCTAGGCAGTAGCAGCCAAGCGACGGCCCCGTCGCGTTGCGATCGCACAGCGACGAGACGGCGGGCGAGCGAGATCCACCCACaggcgcgcgccgcgccgtacCCGTCGACCGGAGGACGTACCCGCCACTCCACACTCCACAGTGCGACCGGACAACGAAGGCCCGTGTCCCGTCGCCGGAACTGGGGGCCCGTCCCCGCCGCagtcaccggcggcggccattTCGAGACACCAATCAGTGGGTCTGTGGGGAGATGGCGCTGATCACCCACGGAAATCCGTGTCCGTTTTCACCGTACTACGCAGGAAAAAAAAGTAACAGACGAGCGAGCTCAAAAGCGCCGGAGCGCGCCGCGAGCGAACAGACACCCCACGTGAGGAGTGTGAACGTTCGGCGAGCTTTGTCGCCGGCGCGCCCGTACCGTGCTCTCCGATCCAGAGCTGCCTTGCACCGGAACAGAAGGGCGTGGTGGCCGGCACCGCGTCCCGTCCGCAGAGACATGCCGTCGCTGCACGAGCACGAGCCAGCTCTTCAGGATGCGGCGACGGTGCCGGTGCCGACCGCGCGCGCCCGGTGGTCCCCGAGACTACATGCCGCCGCGGCAGCGGTAGCGTGCGCGACGACGCGACCTTCATTTacgcccgcgcgcgccggcCGGGGACACGATTCCGAAGcccccaccaggccaccacccATGACCCATCCATCCACCAccggcgccgcggcgccggacggcccgggggcgggggcgggggcggggacgCTGAGCCCGAGCCCCCCGAATGCTGGAATGGAATCCCCGCTGACACGCTCGCACTCCCCGAGCAAAAAAGAAAGGTCACGAGACACACATTCTCCGCCGCGGACCGCGGTCGCggtggccgcgccgcgccggttCATGTGAACGCCAGAGAGAAAATTGACCACTCCGAGAGAATCACCAACCAGGCAACCATATAGCACTAGCAGAAAAAAAAAGTACACACTGCAGTCGGCAGCTGGTCCCAGTAGCAGAGTGACGCTTCTATACGAATATTATACGGCAGCACTGTAACTGAAGTAACCGCTACACGCAGGCAGCGGCCAGCACACTAGCACAGCTGCACAGCACGCTAGCCTCCTGCCTGTGCCTGTGGGCTGCAGTCAATGAGACGCGACGCGGGCCGGCGGGCGAACGAGCAAACACCGGTCCCCCTCTCCATCCGGACGGTTGCTGGGGAGGAGCCATTTCTTCCGACGACGTATAGTGGTAATAATATAATCGACCGGTAATCACCATCAAGGACAAAAAAGTAGTAATTACTAGTACTAATCACCCCTCACTCCTCGCTAGTTACTGCCACTACTGTAGTATACTGATGCCGTCACGGTGCCGCCGCGGCGAGCCGGCGACTCCGCACCCCGGCTGCTAGTCGCGGTTAAtgaaggcgacgagcttggccATCTCGGCGAGCGCCTGCGGCGAGCCGAGCTTGGTGAGGAAGTAGACGTGGCCCTCGCCGGGGGTCTCGTACAGCTCCGCCTCCCCGGGCCAGCCGCTGCCCCGGAGCGCGGCGTAGTAGGCGCGCTGCCAGGGGCTCAGCCGGTCCCGCTCCGACACGGTCACCAGCACGCGGGACGCGCCCAGGTGCTGCCACGACGCCGCCGGCAGCACCAGCGGGTCCGCGTAGGGGTGGTTGATCGGGTACCGCCCCGCGCAGATGAAGCTCCAGGTGCGCGCCGCCGACTGGAGGTACGCCGGGTCCGTGGCGTCCGCGCCCACGGGGCTCTGGCCCTGGAAGTAGGGGTCCAGCAGCGCCACGCCCTTgatccgcgcgccgccgtccagggcctcctcccccgcgcgcaaTGCCAGGTTGTGCGCGATGTTGCCGCCCGCGCTGTCACCGGCGAGGAACAGCCGCGACAGGTCGCCGTACTGGGACAGCCACGGGTCCGACCCGGCCGCGTTCGCGAGCACCCACCTGAGCGCGGCCCACGAGTCGTCGTACGCCGCCGGGAGCGGGTGCTCCGGCGCCAGGCGGTAGTTCACGGACACGGCCACGACGCCCGCCCTTGCCGCCAGCGTGTTGAGGTACGCGtggtagatgggcgtgaacgcGGACTCCACCACGAACGCGCCGCCGTGGAAGTAGACGAGCACGGGCACCCGGGCGCTGGCGCGGAAGCTCGGGAGGTACAGCCGCGCCGCGACGCCCGTGGACGGGTCGATGACCACGTCGCGGGAGGTGACGCCCGTGAGCGCGTCCGAGGACGCCGCCACCACGTCGGTGCCCATCAGCCGCTTCACGCGCCCGCTCTTGTACTCGATGAGGAACGGCGAGAAGTCGAACTTGACCTGCGAGTTGGGATCCCCGGCGCGCCGGGCCTGCAGCAgctgccgcctcgccgccgccgccccggtcCAGCAATGCGAGCCGAGGAGGAAGAGCAGCAGCGGGAGCAAGATCCGCGCGTCCATGGCAACAGGGGCAGCTCAGACAGAGGGTGGCAGAGTGGAGTGTGAGACTGTGAGCAGGCTCTGCCTGTCCGCacctagctgctgctgctgcgtctCGGGGACTGAGGCCGCCACGGGGATGGGGTCCGGTTTTATGGGCGGAGGCAGCCGACAGGGCTGGGCGCACCGCACTATTTTCATGGCGCGGATCGTGGTGGTGGGCTTTGGACGACCGCTTTAGCGCCGGCCCGCCTGACCGGCCTTTAATTTCTCTCGCTCGCTCCCGCTGGAGCCTGGAGTCTGGACCGTACCGTGCAGGGCATGTGACCGCCCAATTCACAGATCACATCTCAATCACACCCCCGCCAAAAGAGGTTTTAAGACTGCTGTTAACGGCGCTATTTCTGCTCTTGATTTGGGCGAGGGGGAACTCGCCTCGCCCTCTTGCTTTTTGACGAACTGGAAAGGGTTTTCCAGACACACTGCTTTTGGGTGGAAAGTTTCAGGAGCTTAAAAAACCCGACGGTTCACACTGCTTTAGTTTAGTCGTTTCAGCTCTGCAAAGCTGCAAACGCTTCTTGAATCCTTCCATGCCTGCGTGAATCACAGGCCCAACAGTATGGGGTTTAAGCTAATCAAAGCAATCACCTCTGCATTCTGCCACAGCCGTGGTACTTG is part of the Panicum hallii strain FIL2 chromosome 2, PHallii_v3.1, whole genome shotgun sequence genome and encodes:
- the LOC112881841 gene encoding probable carboxylesterase 2 — its product is MDARILLPLLLFLLGSHCWTGAAAARRQLLQARRAGDPNSQVKFDFSPFLIEYKSGRVKRLMGTDVVAASSDALTGVTSRDVVIDPSTGVAARLYLPSFRASARVPVLVYFHGGAFVVESAFTPIYHAYLNTLAARAGVVAVSVNYRLAPEHPLPAAYDDSWAALRWVLANAAGSDPWLSQYGDLSRLFLAGDSAGGNIAHNLALRAGEEALDGGARIKGVALLDPYFQGQSPVGADATDPAYLQSAARTWSFICAGRYPINHPYADPLVLPAASWQHLGASRVLVTVSERDRLSPWQRAYYAALRGSGWPGEAELYETPGEGHVYFLTKLGSPQALAEMAKLVAFINRD